The genomic region CCCGAAAGCAAAGAAATTTACACTGACCGTACAGACAACGGCATATTTGACGGTAAACCAGAGAGAGTTCATGAAAGTATCATCGACAAACATCTTCCTGAAATTGTCAAGGCCTACGAAGTGAGCATCGGTTACTGTCGTAAATTTACAAAATGACAGTACGACTCCCATGATAAAAGGGATAAAAAAAGCCAGGCAAAAGCAAATCAGACCTGGCAAGGCAAACAAAGCAAAGTATTTCTGTAAGCTTTTCTGCATGTATACTCCTCCATGACATGTGCATGCCATCCTCAGTTGCCAGAGGACGGCATGCAAGATGAAAACTGATCTGAAGGCAATCAGTTGGTATGGGTAAGCTTGTATTCACTTGCCCAATCATTGACAGCCGTTTTCATGACCTGATCCCATGAAGCCTGTCCCTGTGCATAACTGAGCAAGGCTGCTCCAAAATCATTTTTCCAGTTCTCACTCGGAATAGCCTGGAAAGCCCATGGAACTGAAGTAAGACCAGGTTTGTTCATCCAGTTGACGATTTCCTTGCCAAGGGGATCTGCCGGAAGTTCATCCTTTGAGAATGAGTTGAACGGTGTAATGAAGCCCAAGGAACCGATGCAAAGCTGCTTGCCGGTCTTGGAGGAGAACAGCCAACTCAGGAATTTGTCCGAATTCTTCTGAGCCTGGGCAGAGACATGGCTGTTGATGCACAGATAGTTCTCCGTTCCGATGCACAGGCCACGTTTTTCTTCTCCTGGAATTCCCATGTATATAGGCATGAACCTGATATCATCATTTGCAACGGTGTTCCCATCAACACCAAGGATCTGGCTGGCTGCCCAGTTGCCGTTCTGTACCATGGCACATTGCCCGAGAGCAAATTCAGCCATGGAATCATCCACGGACTTTGAGCCAAGCAAACTGGCAGGAGTGCAACTGTTATTGATATACAGATCAAAGATCTGCTTCATCTGCGGCCCATATTTGAAGGTAATGGTCGGAGAAGCAAGTCCGGCAAGCACAGGATCGTCATATCCCTTCTTCTCGGCAAATTCATAGTAAAGCGGGATATTGACCAAATGGGTCTGCCATCTCCATTGGGTACCTGCTGCCATTGAAGTAGAAGCAAAGACACCCTTTATGCCAAGTTCAGCTTTATGGGCGGTCATATCCTCGACTACAGCTTTCAAAGTAACAAAATTGTTGATCTGATCGACACTTGAAACAGCCGTTTTTTTGTCAGGCAAGGCAAAATATGCCCTCATGATCTTATCATTATAAATGATGCCATAGCCTTCCACTGCATAGGGTACTGCGGCAATCTTGCCATCGGCAGTCAGAGCCATCGACTTGTCTGCTAGCAATTTATAGAAATCAGTGTCCTTGAGATCCATTGCATTGTCTTTGTCCGTTGCAAGTCCTACAGGACCGTTCGTCTGAAAAACAGTCGGAGGGACACTCTTTGCCATTTCACTCTTCAGAGTCTGAGCATAGGTACCTGAACCAGCAGTTACGACTTTCAAGTCGATACCGGTTTCCTTTTCAAAAGCAGGAATAACCTGATTTTCATAGACCTTCGTTATTTCTGATTTAAAATTCAAGAAATAGACTCCGTCAGAGGGTGTCTCCGACTGTCCGTTCGCCCACAGGCAACTTGACAGCAGCAACAGTCCGGCAGCAATGACAGTAAATGTTTTTCTCATCATCTTCTCCTTTGTATGTGTTGTTTTCAATTTCGTTGAAATACAAATTTTCAACTTCCAGGACACATAGTAAATCGGTTTTCTAAATCGGTCAACCAGAATAAATCGTTCTGTACGACTTCATTGAAAAAAAACTCGGAATGTGCTATCCATAGGCGACGGCAACAGCTTCGTCGGTTGCCGGGAGGAAAAGAATGGCCTACCGTTACGAAACGCATCTGCATACGAATGTTGCCAGCGCCTGTGCAATATCTGCACCGGAAGAGTATATCCAGCCTTACCTTGATGCAGGATTTGCAGGTATCATTGTCACCGATCACTTCTTCAATGGAAACTCATCAATAGACAAGACGTTGCCATGGAAAGCGCGTGTCGAAGCATTCTGCAGCAGTTATGAAAAGACAAAGGAAGCCGGTTCAAAACTTGGACTTGACGTCTTTTTCGGCTGGGAACATTGTTTTGGCAATGATGAGTACCTGGTCTATGGCTTGGACAAGGCATGGTTGGAAAACCATCCGCAGATCATGGGCTTTTCACATGAGCAATTGTTTTCAGAAGTCCAGGCAGCAGGAGGAGCCATGGTACAGGCCCATCCCTTCAGGACACGGGACTATATAAGTTCAATTGAACTTTACCCTTATGCCGTACATGGGGTGGAAGTGGCCAATGCTGGAAATATGGAAGAAAACGACAGACGGGCATTCAGGTATGCACAGACCTATCATCTTCCTATGACCGCAGGTACTGACATCCATGATGTAAGGGGAAAATCAAATTTTTACGGGGTTGTCTCCGACAGACGCTGGAAAAGTATCAAGGACTATGTACAGGCCCTTCGGCAAGGAAAACAATTGGGCTTGCTCACTGACCGCATGGATCTTGAAGGTCCTGTCGACTCCATCCTTTCCTTACCTGTCAACCTACATGCTTAGATTCACTCTATATTTCCTTGACAGTAATCCTTTTTTTTGAAATGATTATCAGGCGGAAATAGATTCTCACGTCATGCTTTGTCCGCGTTCCTGCTCCGTCCATACCTATGGCGCAGCTGCTATGGGGACGTTCCGTGCCAGCCGATCAGGAATTTTTCCGTGGCTTGTCAGATCAGTTTCTCGATCCAAAAAACAAGGAGTAAGGCAACAGCAAGTAACAATGAACCAAAACAAAAAAAGAATTACCATCAACGATATTGCGCAGGAATGTGGCGTATCAAAGACTTCTGTTTCCTTTGCTTTCAACGATCCGGGCAGACTCAGTGTCCAGACGCGGGAAAATATATTGAAAACGGCTGAGCGCCTAGGATATTTTCCCGATCCCTTGGCTCGTAACCTCTCTCTTCGCAAACACAATTCAATTGGATTTCTCCTCCCTCAGGATATAGGTTCGACATTAGGGAACCCTTATATTTCCCTTGTAATCCAAGGAATAGCTACAGTCTGCCAACAAAAGGGACATACCCTTACCATTATTCCTCCTTTTCATTCCAGTGCATTGGATGCTGTAAAACTGGCTGCCGTTGATGGACTCATCGCCCTTGGCATGGATGTTGACCCTGGAGTCACCGATTTCCTGAACAAAAGGAAAGTACCTTTCGTAACGATTGATGGCAAAGCTGCGCCGAACCTTCCTTCGGTCAATATCGATGACAGGCTTGCAGCTTTTCAAATCATGAAAGAAGTCCTGGACAAGGGACACAGACGACTTGCCATCGTCAGTCTCACCGAAGACCTGTTTACGGCCGCTGATGCAGAAAATCCTTTGACTGCTCCCTACCTCAGAAGACAGGGATATGAAGAAGCTTTGAAGCAATATGGCCTGGACCTTGCTACCCCTGACGTTTCCGTCCTTGTCTGTGAATGCACCTTCCAGGACGGAAGGGACCTTGTCAGCAAACTGCTTGGACTAAGACAGAAGATTACCGCAGTCATTGCAATGAGTGACATCGTTGCCCTGGGCATACTCTATGGTCTGAAGGAACAGGGCATCCAAGTCCCATCCCAGCTTTCCGTCGTCGGATTTGATGATATTCCTGAGGCTGCACTGAGTTATCCGAAGCTTACCACAGTCAGCCAGCCGGGTATTGAAAAGGGAAAACTCGCCGCTATGATGCTGTTCGATTACCTTGAAGGAAAATCGAGTGAAATAAAGCAGGCCTATATACCCTTCGAACTGGCTATGAGGGAATCCCTAGGACCGGTGGCAATCCAGAGCCGCTGATATCTTCCTTATGTCATATCATTAGCCCTCTTCTTCTGAAAGTGTCCGTTTTTTACCCATCACAGGCAAATTGTTTATCAGGAACAGGACTTCTGCAATATGAATGTTCAAAGGTTTCTGATAGGATAAGCCAGATGGATTTGAGGGAGTGGCATATGTATTCTGACTTATATAAAAAAGCACAGGAACTGTATGGACAAGGAATCTTCGGACTCTATGACATGGGATCGGTCATGGCCGTGAGAATTCCACATGATGGCGATATCCATTACTGTGTCATCGAAGATTCTTCAATTTTCATTTATGAAGGTGCCAGAGGTTTTGAAAGCTGGGTAGACCTGCTTGACCAGGATGATGAGACAGGCGACCTTGCTGCACTTGAAAAGGAATACATGAGGTACGGCTACTCGATTGATTTCATTCCGAATGATGAGGCTACGGCAAAACAGATGGAAGAAGCAGCAGATACAGGTATTTTGCCAGCTGACATATTCCCGACTTTCAACAAACATCTGGAACTATGCATGCCGTTGCAACTTTCCTTCACAGAAAAGACTGCAAGACTTATAGCTACCGTCCTCGATGCCTTTGCCTATGCAGTACAGAACAAGCTATGCATTGACTGCGACGAGGATCAGCTGAAATGTCTGACACCGTCCGGTGGAAGCTTTTCGGTCTCTTCCATTCAGATTCCCGAAGAGTTCAACAGATTTCCCAGTCCAAGGCTCCAGGGAAAATCACAAAACCTTTTTCTCCATGCAAAGAAGCTGAAAAGTACTGACTGGGATCTGCACATGTTCATCATTCCTGATGCAAACATCTATGCTGAAAAACTTGGCATACGCAAATTCCCCATAGCCTATGTACTGATTGAGGAAGGAGACGCCACTGTACTCTGCAGCGGTTTCGTCATTGACTTTTCCAACGACTATCATAAGATCCTTGATGATGTCCTTCACCAGATTGAGCAACGGGGCCTGCCCTCTTCCTTGAACGTAACAAGCGACAGGGCATACTGCTTGTTTTCTGAGCTCTGCGACCAACTGGACATCGAACTTTCCCAATACTCTACACTGGATGATGCCTTTGAGCTGGAAGATCAGTTCCTTGATGATTTCAACAAAGGTAGCTACCGCTTCCCTGATCAGCTTTCTTAGGACTGAAACAAGATAAAAGCAATTGAATCTGCATCGGTGTTGTCCTGATTCAGTCAGTTTCCGACGAAATCTTGCTTCCAGCATAGGAAATTTTCTGATAAGCAAACAGGAGTATATTTTCCCTAATATTTCAAAAACAAAGCAGACTGAGGAAAAATATATGACTGTAAATCATGGCAGACAGTATCCAAGGTCAGCGTCTGCTGTCATTGTTTTCAAAAAAGAATCAGACAAGTTGCATCCCCAGGCATGTGTATTTCCCTCAAAAAGGAAAAGCTTCCTGTATAGGATAAATACAGGTAACCAGTCAACACAACAAGGACTGCGGGTTACAGTTGCTGTTTTCTTTACCTCTTGATTTCATTCTTCAACAGTTCCGTTCCATTTGCAAAGCAACAAGTTTACATATGCCACGTCGGTCAGTTTATACAGAAAAAAAGCCATTCATGTATCAAATCTGTAAGTTTTTTTGAAAAAACAAATACAAACCAAGCAAAAAAAATAGTTATATACAAATATTTTACTATAAAATTCTATAAAATAACTATTATAATTTATTAAAATTATATTATATATTGATTAATTTATACTTTTAACTAATGTTTATATAGTAAAAAAATATAAATATTATTTAGTAATACTACAGATATGCTAAGATATCATACTAAACAATGAACTAACAATAGAACAATTTTGAAAAAGCCGTCCATCGGCCAGGCACGATAGACGGCAATTGAAATGGAAAATAATATATCTGACTGAAGAGGATACTCGGCGCCAGAGACATCTTTCCAGACAAATATCAATAATAGGAAGTGGCGCCTTTTTAGGCTTTCCCGGCATCCAAGGCTATGCGCGCTGCACTATCATGATGCCGCTTCTCATATGAAGGTCTTCCGACCAGCCATATGGCCCATATAATCAAGGCCAGAGCAATTGCCGGCCCTATGCCAAACGAAGCACCAAAGAACAGCCAACTGCCGAGCTGGTAGCAAACGAATGCAAGCGCATAACCAAGAATCACTTGGTATAGGATTGCAAATGTACTCCACGCCTTGTTGCCCATTTCCCTGATGATCGTTGCTATTGCTACGATGCAAGGTGGATCAAAAAGATTTATGATCATAAATGAGAAGGCACCCATTGTGGTAAACATTCCAGCAATACCCTGCATAACAGCAGCATCTGAGGCATCAGCTGCAATCTTATTCAGGACGGCCAATGTACCGATTGCCTGTTCCTTTGCCATTTCTGCCGAGATGACAGCAACGGCACCTTTCCATGTACCAAAGCCTAATGGAGCAAACAGCCAGGCAAAAGCATGTCCGATTGCAGCAAGCATACTGCTTTCGATATCAACCATCTGGAATGTCCAACTGAACGTGGACAGCGCCCAAATGACTACACAAGCCGTAAAGATTATCGTACCGGCCTTGATGATGAACGCACGGGATCTTTCCCACATATGTATCAGCACTCCTTTCAATGCCGGCATATGGTATGCTGGAAGTTCCATGACGAATGGTGCCGGATCTCCGCTGAATGCCTTGGTCTTCTTCAAGGCAATACCGGAAAGGACTATGACAGCAATGCTCAAGAAATACATAGACGGAGCAATCCATACTGAATGCGGGAAGAAAACTGCCGTAATCATACCGATGATGACAGTCTTGGCAGAACAGGGAATGAATGTACACAGCATGATGGTCATGCGTCGGTCTTTCTCATTCTCAATCGTCCGGGCCGCCATGATGGCAGGAACTCCACAACCTGTACCGATAAGGATAGGAATGAACGATTTGCCAGAGAGTCCAAACCGTCTGAAAATCCTGTCCATGATGAATGCAATCCTTGCCATGTAGCCAGAATCTTCAAGGATTGCAAGGAAGAAGAAAATCAGCAGCATCTGCGGAACAAATCCAAGGACTGTACCGACACCTCCGATGATACCGTCCACCAAAAGGCTTTCAAGCCAAGAAGCAGCTCCTGCATTTTCCAGGAAAGTGGATACTCCATTGGTAATAATACCACCGAAAAGAGTATCATTGACCCAGTCAGTAAGGAATCCACCCAAGGTAGTAACGGAAATATAATATACGAACCACATGACAGCAGCGAAAATAGGAAGAGCCAGTATCCTGTTTGTCACTATACGGTCAATCTTGTCTGAAACCGAAAGATTACCTGCAGGTCGTTTCTTACGGATTGTCATTGAAACAATTTTTTGGATATAGGCATATCTCTGGTTGGTAATGATGCTTTCGGCATCGTCATCCATTTCTTTTTCACAATCGGTGATATGAGTCGACAGATGAGCCATAAGCTTCGGGTCCAAATGCAGGCTTTCAAGGACTTTTTCGTCTTTCTCAAATACCTTGATTGCATACCAACGGATATTCTTCTTATCTACAAAAGGAGAAATTGATTCTTCGATATGTGCGATTGCATGTTCGACGCTTCCAGTAAATACATGGGGCCTTTCCTTGATCTGGCGGGTCTTGGCAATTTCAATCGCCTTTTCAGCAGCCTTGAGGCTACCCTCGCCCTTCAATGCACTCATTTCGATAATTTCACAACCTAAGGTTTCTCCTAATTTTGCCAAATCTATCTTGTCTCCGTTCTTTCGGACAAGATCGACCATATTCAAGGCGATTACCATAGGAATTCCCAATTCAAGCAACTGGGTCGTCAGGTACAGGTTACGCTCGATGTTCGTCCCATCAATTATGTTGATGATTGCATCAGGCTTTTCATTGACCAGATACCTTCTCGTCACCACTTCTTCCAATGAATAGGGTGACAGGGAATAAATCCCGGGCAAATCCTGGATGATCACATCCTTATGATTCCTTAACCTGCCGTCTTTTTTCTCTACGGTTACACCCGGCCAGTTACCGATATACTGGGTGCTACCCGTCAAATCATTGAACAATGTAGTCTTGCCGCAATTAGGATTTCCGGCAAGTGCAATTTTAATTTCCATTCTACAGATTCCTCATTCCACTCCTCAGCGAGGGTACTTTTTCATAAAGTCGGTTCAAAACACTTCAATTTGCTGTGCATCATTTTGACGCAGGGACAACTCATATCCTCTGATCTGGATCTCGATAGGAT from Spirochaetia bacterium harbors:
- a CDS encoding ABC transporter substrate-binding protein, which translates into the protein MRKTFTVIAAGLLLLSSCLWANGQSETPSDGVYFLNFKSEITKVYENQVIPAFEKETGIDLKVVTAGSGTYAQTLKSEMAKSVPPTVFQTNGPVGLATDKDNAMDLKDTDFYKLLADKSMALTADGKIAAVPYAVEGYGIIYNDKIMRAYFALPDKKTAVSSVDQINNFVTLKAVVEDMTAHKAELGIKGVFASTSMAAGTQWRWQTHLVNIPLYYEFAEKKGYDDPVLAGLASPTITFKYGPQMKQIFDLYINNSCTPASLLGSKSVDDSMAEFALGQCAMVQNGNWAASQILGVDGNTVANDDIRFMPIYMGIPGEEKRGLCIGTENYLCINSHVSAQAQKNSDKFLSWLFSSKTGKQLCIGSLGFITPFNSFSKDELPADPLGKEIVNWMNKPGLTSVPWAFQAIPSENWKNDFGAALLSYAQGQASWDQVMKTAVNDWASEYKLTHTN
- a CDS encoding PHP domain-containing protein, coding for MAYRYETHLHTNVASACAISAPEEYIQPYLDAGFAGIIVTDHFFNGNSSIDKTLPWKARVEAFCSSYEKTKEAGSKLGLDVFFGWEHCFGNDEYLVYGLDKAWLENHPQIMGFSHEQLFSEVQAAGGAMVQAHPFRTRDYISSIELYPYAVHGVEVANAGNMEENDRRAFRYAQTYHLPMTAGTDIHDVRGKSNFYGVVSDRRWKSIKDYVQALRQGKQLGLLTDRMDLEGPVDSILSLPVNLHA
- a CDS encoding LacI family transcriptional regulator is translated as MNQNKKRITINDIAQECGVSKTSVSFAFNDPGRLSVQTRENILKTAERLGYFPDPLARNLSLRKHNSIGFLLPQDIGSTLGNPYISLVIQGIATVCQQKGHTLTIIPPFHSSALDAVKLAAVDGLIALGMDVDPGVTDFLNKRKVPFVTIDGKAAPNLPSVNIDDRLAAFQIMKEVLDKGHRRLAIVSLTEDLFTAADAENPLTAPYLRRQGYEEALKQYGLDLATPDVSVLVCECTFQDGRDLVSKLLGLRQKITAVIAMSDIVALGILYGLKEQGIQVPSQLSVVGFDDIPEAALSYPKLTTVSQPGIEKGKLAAMMLFDYLEGKSSEIKQAYIPFELAMRESLGPVAIQSR
- the feoB gene encoding ferrous iron transport protein B; its protein translation is MEIKIALAGNPNCGKTTLFNDLTGSTQYIGNWPGVTVEKKDGRLRNHKDVIIQDLPGIYSLSPYSLEEVVTRRYLVNEKPDAIINIIDGTNIERNLYLTTQLLELGIPMVIALNMVDLVRKNGDKIDLAKLGETLGCEIIEMSALKGEGSLKAAEKAIEIAKTRQIKERPHVFTGSVEHAIAHIEESISPFVDKKNIRWYAIKVFEKDEKVLESLHLDPKLMAHLSTHITDCEKEMDDDAESIITNQRYAYIQKIVSMTIRKKRPAGNLSVSDKIDRIVTNRILALPIFAAVMWFVYYISVTTLGGFLTDWVNDTLFGGIITNGVSTFLENAGAASWLESLLVDGIIGGVGTVLGFVPQMLLIFFFLAILEDSGYMARIAFIMDRIFRRFGLSGKSFIPILIGTGCGVPAIMAARTIENEKDRRMTIMLCTFIPCSAKTVIIGMITAVFFPHSVWIAPSMYFLSIAVIVLSGIALKKTKAFSGDPAPFVMELPAYHMPALKGVLIHMWERSRAFIIKAGTIIFTACVVIWALSTFSWTFQMVDIESSMLAAIGHAFAWLFAPLGFGTWKGAVAVISAEMAKEQAIGTLAVLNKIAADASDAAVMQGIAGMFTTMGAFSFMIINLFDPPCIVAIATIIREMGNKAWSTFAILYQVILGYALAFVCYQLGSWLFFGASFGIGPAIALALIIWAIWLVGRPSYEKRHHDSAARIALDAGKA